One Halovivax ruber XH-70 genomic region harbors:
- a CDS encoding helix-turn-helix transcriptional regulator → MRVRSALLVSLVVALLLTAGPTPVAALDDGTGDDRRQDIRVELLENGDASWTVEHHIVLRNESDRERFDAFAEDIKSGDRDVKLDRSWFEGFVPHAEAGTGRQMAIEDAGWEEPTVRSASEVGAYEAGEVGPDTQIGTLRYSVTWTNFAETDGDYLRLQETFMTASGDTWLSGLEPHQRLIIEAPDEHDIVTAPQGIENNRIVWNGQTTLGPGDFEIVFASQTGVVGFVQDSWPLLLGLLSLVAVGGGALWYVRTTRDGEWDEDDRPDWWPSIAPVATRLRHLITDADPGDDTDDRDSIDEPSPEPTESAVADEDHDAVDPELLSDEERVMHLLTANGGRMKQAAIVDETGWSNAKVSQLLSQMDEDDDIEKLRIGRENLITLPDVDPTQVE, encoded by the coding sequence ATGCGGGTCCGATCGGCCCTCCTGGTCTCCCTCGTCGTCGCCCTCCTGCTCACCGCGGGCCCCACGCCAGTCGCGGCGCTCGACGACGGTACCGGGGACGACCGTCGACAGGATATTCGAGTCGAGTTGCTGGAAAACGGCGACGCGAGCTGGACCGTCGAACACCACATCGTCCTCCGGAACGAGTCCGATCGCGAGCGATTCGACGCGTTCGCCGAAGACATCAAAAGCGGCGACCGAGACGTCAAGCTCGACCGGTCGTGGTTCGAAGGCTTCGTCCCCCATGCCGAGGCAGGCACCGGTCGCCAGATGGCCATCGAAGACGCAGGCTGGGAAGAGCCAACGGTCCGATCGGCGTCCGAAGTCGGTGCGTACGAAGCCGGCGAAGTCGGGCCCGACACGCAGATCGGAACGCTGCGCTATAGCGTGACGTGGACGAACTTCGCCGAAACCGACGGCGACTACCTCCGTCTGCAGGAGACGTTCATGACCGCGTCCGGCGACACCTGGCTCTCCGGCCTCGAACCGCACCAGCGCCTGATCATCGAGGCCCCGGACGAACACGACATCGTCACGGCACCCCAGGGAATCGAGAACAACCGAATCGTCTGGAACGGCCAGACGACACTCGGTCCGGGCGACTTCGAGATCGTCTTCGCCTCCCAGACAGGTGTCGTCGGATTCGTCCAGGACTCGTGGCCACTACTGCTCGGTCTCCTCTCGCTGGTCGCCGTCGGAGGCGGTGCACTCTGGTACGTCCGAACCACGCGCGACGGCGAGTGGGACGAGGACGACCGCCCCGACTGGTGGCCCTCGATTGCGCCGGTGGCGACGCGACTGCGCCACCTCATCACCGACGCTGACCCGGGCGACGACACCGACGACCGCGACTCGATCGACGAGCCGTCACCGGAACCGACGGAGTCGGCTGTCGCCGACGAGGATCACGACGCGGTCGATCCCGAACTCCTGAGCGACGAAGAGCGCGTCATGCACTTGCTCACGGCGAACGGTGGCCGCATGAAGCAGGCCGCCATCGTCGACGAAACCGGCTGGTCCAACGCCAAGGTGTCCCAGCTCCTCTCCCAGATGGACGAAGACGACGACATCGAGAAACTTCGGATCGGCCGCGAGAACCTCATCACGCTCCCGGACGTCGATCCCACGCAGGTCGAGTGA
- a CDS encoding sensor histidine kinase, with amino-acid sequence MRERIRVCWVGPTPEGQTQAIVEQAIHPITVTNRSVEWLHDGETTGATVEHDADTPIADCFVLDLDAEGRDAGIRAVPGQTPVAVVLGHDEDTSHPLEAGAADVFRRDTVQQEPALVARRLRSVVDASASRPPLTRVSADSTRLGRYQTVVERAADPMYVLDSSGRCVLANDALARFSGYERTDLVGTHASTFIGSAEFERAGELLADLASSDESAGRFEFTLETADGDERVGEATIVPVTTDDRVLGSVGVVRDISERTRRTRELARFRTIVETAPVGLFSLDETGTISWANDEFVAPFAEPADEIVGEPFQALVERGYFSPEEIDAYAERVRTLLSDDTDVTEITHEPRLHTPDGETRTYRATLTTLPLDDGEFTGTVNAFREITDERRYQRELERQNDRLEQFASLVSHDLRNPLNVAQGHVDLLEEAVDHDSVSEVSWAIERMATLIDDLLTLTRQGETVGDPERVDLAAVVDDAWAVVEGPVTLRRDVAGTVAADRSRLVELFTNLFRNVVDHGMADENRAPIDHDAHANEAAVHDPEATDNEQHPTNEPESAREITVGWLDDEASASAAPTGFFVDDDGPGLPDADVFEAGVTTDPDGTGIGLAIVAEIAEAHGWTATAGESPSGGARFAFRGVDSARAERSAR; translated from the coding sequence ATGCGAGAGCGGATCCGGGTGTGCTGGGTCGGCCCGACGCCGGAGGGGCAGACGCAGGCGATCGTCGAGCAGGCGATCCACCCGATCACCGTCACCAACCGGTCGGTCGAGTGGCTCCACGACGGTGAAACGACGGGAGCGACCGTCGAGCACGATGCAGACACACCGATCGCAGACTGTTTCGTTCTCGACCTCGACGCCGAGGGACGAGACGCCGGGATCCGCGCCGTCCCCGGGCAGACGCCCGTCGCCGTCGTCCTGGGACACGACGAGGACACCAGCCACCCACTGGAGGCGGGTGCCGCCGACGTCTTCCGGCGCGACACGGTTCAGCAGGAACCCGCCCTCGTGGCTCGACGGCTCCGTTCCGTCGTCGACGCGAGCGCGTCGCGCCCGCCGCTGACGCGAGTGTCGGCCGATTCAACCCGACTCGGGCGCTATCAGACGGTCGTCGAGCGAGCGGCCGACCCGATGTACGTACTCGACTCGTCGGGCCGGTGCGTCCTCGCAAACGACGCGCTCGCCCGGTTTTCGGGGTACGAGCGCACCGACCTCGTGGGAACTCACGCCAGTACGTTCATCGGTAGCGCCGAATTCGAGCGAGCAGGGGAACTCCTCGCCGACCTCGCGTCGAGCGATGAGTCGGCGGGTCGATTCGAATTCACCCTCGAAACGGCTGACGGCGACGAGCGCGTCGGGGAGGCCACCATCGTGCCGGTGACGACGGACGATCGCGTCCTCGGCTCGGTCGGCGTCGTTCGCGATATCTCCGAGCGGACGCGCCGAACCCGCGAACTCGCCCGCTTTCGGACCATCGTCGAGACGGCACCGGTCGGCCTCTTCAGCCTCGACGAGACGGGGACGATCTCCTGGGCGAACGACGAGTTCGTCGCACCGTTCGCGGAGCCGGCCGACGAGATCGTCGGCGAGCCATTTCAGGCATTGGTCGAGCGCGGCTACTTCTCCCCAGAGGAGATCGACGCGTACGCCGAGCGCGTCCGAACCCTGCTGAGCGACGACACCGACGTCACGGAGATTACCCACGAGCCGAGACTCCACACGCCCGACGGCGAGACGAGGACCTACCGGGCGACGCTAACCACGTTGCCGCTCGACGACGGGGAGTTCACGGGGACCGTCAACGCGTTCCGCGAAATCACCGACGAGCGGCGGTACCAGCGGGAGCTGGAGCGACAGAACGACCGACTCGAGCAGTTCGCCAGCCTGGTGAGCCACGATCTCCGAAATCCTCTCAACGTCGCACAGGGCCACGTAGACCTGCTCGAAGAGGCCGTCGACCACGACTCCGTCTCGGAGGTATCGTGGGCCATAGAACGAATGGCGACGCTGATCGACGACCTCCTGACGCTCACCAGACAGGGCGAAACCGTCGGGGACCCCGAGCGTGTCGACCTCGCCGCCGTCGTCGACGATGCGTGGGCCGTCGTCGAGGGACCGGTCACGCTGCGTCGCGACGTGGCCGGGACGGTGGCCGCCGATCGAAGTCGGCTGGTCGAGCTCTTCACGAACCTGTTCCGCAACGTCGTCGACCACGGGATGGCCGACGAAAATCGAGCGCCCATCGACCACGACGCCCACGCGAACGAAGCGGCCGTCCACGACCCGGAAGCGACCGACAACGAGCAACACCCCACGAACGAACCCGAGTCTGCCCGTGAGATTACCGTCGGCTGGCTCGACGATGAGGCGAGCGCCTCGGCGGCTCCGACGGGTTTCTTCGTCGATGACGACGGGCCTGGCCTCCCGGACGCGGACGTCTTCGAGGCGGGCGTCACGACCGACCCGGACGGGACTGGTATCGGCCTCGCCATCGTCGCCGAGATCGCCGAGGCCCACGGGTGGACCGCCACGGCCGGCGAGAGCCCATCCGGTGGCGCACGGTTCGCGTTCCGCGGGGTCGACTCGGCGCGGGCAGAGCGGTCCGCACGATGA
- a CDS encoding V-type ATP synthase subunit I, which produces MFRPERMAKVSVTGARAVMPDVIETLHELGLVHLSDYDGSWDGFDNGDPIEGAEEASEKLVTVRALESTLDVTAEDVAPQPTLPDDWETRLADLRDRVNELDDEGSALRDERREVVDRIDRLAPFAALGIDLDLLSGYESIDLVVGEGDRAEIEAELGSADEIRAFETFATDGVVAIAAAPATDEAPTEADTRGLVADALVSVEFTNYEVPDVDETPAAYLDDLETRRDELDRTLTEIETELAELATDRGPFLRRVERELTVDVDRAEAPLRFATTEHAFVAEGWIPAERFDAFEASLRDTAGESVEIEELEIADYEEHAHGNAHEVGDADEQDRAETGDRETQSPESAAEEEPEPAKATDGGTTVSGASGAVTMDEDPPVVMDNLTPAKPFEMMVKMVGQPKYSELDPTFLVFLTYPIAFGFMIGDIGYGLLYMALGYGLWKGMDSSAGKALGTIGIWAGAFTAIFGYLYGELFGTHLSYLGIEGLPLMESLAKGLQSSEWALFWIVISLVFGLIHLNLGLLMGFFNELKHGLKAALYEKFSWILGMNGLFIWIFSHQDAGSFDHGVGFLPGDMTFGSMKPAFLAGATDQAVLYDYLGFAGFPELVGILGLIAMFVGLVMVGIGEGATGLVESPAWMFGHVLSYLRLTAVLLAKAGMAFAVNLLVWGGYSDGHGHTVFNLPTYDVSGYEMEFVGLIHLGDGPLVSAIAIVAGILVLVFGHVLVLILGITSAGIQMLRLEWVEFYQKFYEGGGEEYEPFGRDVGQTAD; this is translated from the coding sequence ATGTTCAGGCCTGAACGGATGGCGAAGGTCTCGGTGACGGGTGCACGGGCAGTTATGCCCGACGTCATCGAGACGCTGCACGAACTCGGCCTCGTCCACCTCTCGGACTACGACGGCTCCTGGGACGGTTTCGACAACGGTGATCCGATCGAGGGCGCCGAGGAAGCCTCCGAGAAGCTCGTCACGGTTCGGGCGCTCGAGAGCACGCTCGACGTGACAGCCGAGGACGTCGCGCCCCAGCCGACGCTGCCGGACGACTGGGAGACGAGACTGGCGGACCTGCGCGACCGCGTCAACGAACTCGACGACGAGGGAAGCGCCCTTCGCGACGAACGGCGCGAGGTCGTTGATCGTATCGACCGCCTCGCACCCTTCGCCGCCCTCGGCATCGATCTCGATCTGCTCTCCGGCTACGAGAGCATCGATCTCGTCGTCGGCGAGGGTGATCGAGCCGAGATCGAAGCCGAACTCGGGTCGGCCGACGAGATCCGCGCGTTCGAGACGTTCGCCACCGACGGCGTCGTCGCGATCGCCGCGGCGCCGGCGACCGACGAAGCGCCCACCGAGGCCGACACTCGCGGGCTCGTCGCCGACGCGCTCGTCAGCGTCGAGTTCACGAACTACGAGGTTCCCGACGTCGACGAGACGCCGGCGGCGTACCTCGACGACCTCGAGACACGCCGCGACGAACTCGATCGAACGCTCACCGAGATCGAGACCGAACTCGCGGAACTCGCGACCGATCGCGGTCCGTTCCTGCGGCGCGTCGAGCGCGAGCTCACGGTCGACGTCGATCGTGCCGAGGCGCCGCTTCGGTTCGCCACGACCGAGCACGCGTTCGTCGCCGAGGGCTGGATCCCGGCCGAACGATTCGACGCCTTCGAAGCCTCGCTTCGCGACACGGCCGGTGAGAGCGTCGAGATCGAGGAACTCGAGATCGCCGACTACGAAGAACACGCCCACGGCAACGCACACGAGGTGGGCGACGCCGACGAGCAAGACCGCGCGGAAACCGGCGACCGAGAGACGCAGTCACCGGAGTCGGCGGCCGAGGAGGAACCGGAACCGGCCAAAGCGACCGACGGCGGGACGACGGTCTCCGGCGCGTCCGGCGCGGTGACCATGGACGAAGATCCGCCGGTCGTGATGGACAATCTCACGCCGGCGAAGCCGTTCGAGATGATGGTCAAGATGGTCGGCCAGCCCAAGTACAGCGAGCTGGATCCGACCTTCCTCGTCTTCCTCACGTACCCGATCGCGTTCGGGTTCATGATCGGTGACATCGGCTACGGGCTGCTCTACATGGCTCTCGGCTACGGGCTCTGGAAGGGCATGGATTCGAGCGCCGGCAAGGCGCTCGGGACGATCGGGATCTGGGCCGGCGCCTTCACCGCCATCTTCGGCTACCTGTACGGCGAGCTGTTCGGTACACACCTCTCGTACCTCGGCATCGAGGGCCTCCCGCTCATGGAATCGCTCGCGAAGGGGCTGCAGTCCTCTGAGTGGGCCCTGTTCTGGATCGTGATCAGCCTCGTATTCGGCCTGATCCACCTGAACCTGGGACTGCTCATGGGCTTTTTCAACGAGCTCAAACACGGCCTCAAGGCGGCCCTCTACGAGAAGTTCTCGTGGATCCTCGGGATGAACGGCCTGTTCATCTGGATCTTCTCCCACCAGGACGCCGGGAGCTTCGATCACGGCGTGGGATTCCTGCCGGGGGACATGACATTCGGCAGCATGAAGCCCGCATTCCTCGCGGGGGCGACCGACCAGGCCGTCCTCTACGACTACCTCGGTTTCGCCGGGTTCCCCGAACTCGTCGGTATCCTCGGCTTGATCGCGATGTTCGTCGGCCTCGTGATGGTCGGCATCGGCGAGGGGGCGACCGGCCTCGTCGAATCGCCGGCCTGGATGTTCGGGCACGTCCTCTCGTACCTCCGATTGACTGCGGTGCTGCTCGCGAAGGCGGGAATGGCGTTCGCGGTCAACCTGCTCGTCTGGGGTGGCTACTCCGACGGCCACGGTCACACGGTGTTCAACCTCCCGACGTACGACGTCTCGGGCTACGAGATGGAGTTCGTCGGTCTGATCCACCTCGGTGACGGCCCACTGGTCTCGGCTATCGCGATCGTGGCCGGCATCCTGGTCCTGGTCTTCGGACACGTCCTCGTGTTGATCCTCGGGATCACCTCGGCGGGCATTCAGATGCTCCGCCTCGAGTGGGTCGAGTTCTACCAGAAGTTCTACGAGGGCGGCGGCGAGGAGTACGAGCCGTTCGGGCGTGACGTCGGCCAGACGGCCGACTGA
- a CDS encoding DUF7096 domain-containing protein, protein MRNALSVAIAALLVTSLLPLASVAAAPGSGSTVASPSEASTAVAQQTAPDGTTERLGLEGSATSAYADPSPDFGTALAATDDELRREWTFHELEYNWDEIPDSEREERIEAYNDQVLDRLDELEAREKAAVRAMTAGDAPVSRVLNTLARNDHEAEILRSNLDRLSTYAPNSRDFMSMTRTTKGAIETHEGPVRDEAFHTFSSGSQSEFDTPVLVETTDSGVLVSSVTDGSYLREVNRYDNRDLSRPSQLEGMSDGNDRLRELYPWAQSPEADAANSHDQFLSRHQFTFEMYHTQGLLRVHLDSGTTDVFRETQELELARLPIETAGSWTGDAATVELNVTPRDGPIQFNVTDTETGTPLDATVLVDGEPVTRTGDDGAAWVVRPLAESEIAVEVDGETISVEPGS, encoded by the coding sequence ATGAGGAACGCGCTCTCCGTGGCGATTGCCGCCCTCCTCGTAACCTCCCTCCTCCCACTGGCGTCGGTCGCAGCTGCGCCCGGTAGTGGTTCGACCGTCGCGAGCCCGTCGGAAGCGAGCACAGCCGTCGCACAGCAGACGGCCCCGGATGGAACGACCGAACGCCTCGGCCTCGAGGGGTCGGCCACCTCGGCCTATGCCGACCCGTCGCCCGATTTCGGGACGGCGCTCGCCGCGACTGACGACGAGTTGCGTCGCGAGTGGACCTTCCACGAACTCGAGTACAACTGGGACGAGATCCCCGACAGTGAGCGAGAAGAGCGGATCGAAGCGTACAACGACCAGGTTCTCGACAGACTTGACGAACTGGAGGCTCGTGAGAAGGCGGCCGTTCGAGCGATGACCGCCGGTGACGCTCCAGTGTCTCGTGTCCTCAATACGCTCGCGAGAAACGACCACGAAGCCGAGATCCTCCGGTCGAACCTCGACCGGCTTTCGACCTACGCCCCCAATTCGCGCGATTTCATGTCGATGACACGGACGACGAAAGGCGCCATCGAAACGCACGAGGGACCGGTCCGAGACGAGGCGTTCCACACGTTCTCCTCCGGGAGCCAGTCCGAATTCGACACGCCGGTCCTCGTGGAGACCACCGACTCGGGCGTTCTCGTCTCGTCGGTGACCGACGGGTCGTATCTCCGGGAAGTGAACCGGTACGACAACCGCGATCTCTCGCGTCCGAGCCAGCTGGAGGGGATGTCAGACGGCAACGACCGCTTGCGTGAACTGTATCCGTGGGCCCAGAGCCCGGAGGCAGACGCGGCCAACTCACACGATCAGTTCCTCTCGCGCCACCAGTTCACGTTCGAGATGTACCACACGCAGGGGCTGCTCCGCGTGCACCTGGACAGCGGGACGACCGACGTCTTCCGAGAAACGCAGGAACTCGAACTCGCGCGACTCCCGATCGAGACGGCGGGGAGCTGGACTGGCGACGCGGCGACCGTCGAACTGAACGTGACGCCACGGGACGGTCCGATCCAGTTCAACGTCACCGACACGGAGACGGGCACACCACTCGACGCGACTGTCCTCGTGGATGGCGAACCGGTTACACGGACGGGTGACGACGGGGCGGCCTGGGTCGTTCGGCCGCTGGCCGAGTCGGAGATCGCCGTCGAGGTCGACGGAGAGACGATCTCCGTCGAACCCGGCAGCTAA
- a CDS encoding type IV pilin, with protein sequence MVRRPHTGRPRLRSISPVVGVIALVALTVCLGAVVAVGVSSVEIGAESPAFGFEATAESATDRIVLEHQHGDEIDVSTIDVVVTVDGEALAVQPPVPFFQEDGFRGGPSGPFNSRADSRWRVGERAGFRLASTNAPTIDPGDEIVVSIERDGNLLGQASTVAE encoded by the coding sequence GTGGTCAGACGCCCTCATACCGGACGCCCTCGCCTCCGGTCGATATCGCCGGTCGTTGGTGTCATCGCGCTGGTCGCCCTGACAGTCTGTCTGGGCGCCGTCGTCGCCGTCGGAGTCAGCTCGGTCGAAATCGGTGCCGAGTCGCCTGCGTTCGGCTTCGAGGCCACTGCCGAGAGTGCAACCGATCGAATCGTCCTCGAACACCAGCATGGGGACGAAATCGACGTCTCGACGATCGACGTGGTAGTGACGGTCGACGGCGAGGCGCTGGCGGTCCAGCCACCTGTCCCCTTCTTCCAGGAAGACGGATTTCGAGGCGGTCCCAGCGGTCCGTTCAACTCTCGGGCGGATTCTCGGTGGCGTGTCGGCGAGAGAGCGGGATTTCGACTCGCGTCGACGAACGCGCCGACGATCGATCCGGGGGACGAAATCGTCGTCTCGATCGAACGAGACGGAAATCTGCTCGGCCAGGCGTCGACGGTCGCCGAGTAG
- a CDS encoding DUF373 family protein, translated as MLLVLCVDLDDDLGRKTGFTTPVIGREPVEEAAIAMATADPEDSDANVIFQGLHVYDEIDARDESVEVAVVTGNEEGEVSASREIGDEVDTVLASLSTGEDVTTVVVTDGAQDESVLPVIRARVPVDGVRRVVVRQAQNLESMYYTIKQVMADPETRGTILIPLGILLLIYPLALVGALLDFPGLVIGSVSTLLGVYLISSGLGLGASVGGVATSLRRSLYAGRMTIVAYLVAIALVALGGVSGFETIQSLGSSQEAIALPIGAAAFLHGAIQWFGAAALTTSLGQLTDAYIGERLEWRYLNAPFYVVAMTVVLYAVSGFFVDRIDVAALATALTGGTVLAILSTLTFAIVESRISRDGSPRTVNVGE; from the coding sequence ATGCTGCTGGTCCTCTGTGTCGACCTCGACGACGACCTCGGTCGGAAGACCGGCTTCACCACGCCGGTCATCGGGCGCGAGCCGGTCGAGGAAGCCGCCATCGCCATGGCGACGGCCGATCCCGAGGACTCCGACGCGAACGTGATCTTCCAGGGACTGCACGTCTACGACGAGATCGACGCGCGCGACGAGAGCGTCGAGGTCGCGGTCGTGACCGGCAACGAGGAGGGTGAAGTGAGCGCGAGTCGAGAGATCGGCGACGAAGTCGATACGGTACTCGCCAGCCTCTCGACCGGCGAGGACGTCACGACCGTCGTCGTCACCGACGGGGCACAGGACGAGTCGGTCCTCCCCGTCATCCGTGCACGCGTCCCCGTCGACGGCGTCCGCCGGGTCGTCGTCCGGCAGGCCCAGAATCTGGAGTCGATGTACTACACGATCAAGCAGGTGATGGCAGATCCCGAGACCCGCGGGACGATCCTGATTCCGCTCGGTATCTTGCTCTTGATCTATCCACTCGCGCTCGTCGGCGCGCTCCTCGATTTCCCGGGGCTCGTCATCGGGTCGGTGTCGACGCTGCTCGGTGTTTACCTCATCTCCAGCGGTCTGGGATTAGGCGCCTCGGTCGGCGGCGTCGCCACGAGTCTCCGGCGGTCGCTCTACGCGGGCCGGATGACGATCGTCGCGTACCTCGTCGCCATCGCCCTCGTCGCCCTGGGCGGAGTCAGCGGATTCGAAACGATCCAGTCGCTCGGGTCCAGCCAGGAGGCGATCGCGCTCCCGATCGGCGCCGCCGCATTCCTCCACGGGGCCATCCAGTGGTTCGGCGCCGCTGCCCTCACGACGAGTCTCGGTCAGCTCACCGACGCCTACATCGGTGAGCGACTCGAGTGGCGCTACCTCAACGCCCCGTTCTACGTCGTCGCGATGACCGTCGTGCTCTACGCCGTCAGTGGGTTCTTCGTCGACCGAATCGACGTGGCGGCGCTGGCGACGGCGCTCACCGGTGGCACTGTCCTCGCCATCCTGAGTACGCTCACCTTCGCGATCGTCGAGTCGCGGATTTCACGTGACGGGAGCCCGCGGACAGTGAACGTCGGGGAGTGA
- a CDS encoding radical SAM protein — translation MISKGCEQCAKGGKMVMFVYGYCDQRDCFYCPLGENRKNVTDVYANERLVETDDDVLEEAHRMNALGTSITGGEPQEALDRTCHYLSLLKDEFGEDHHTHLYTGITGGRENMRRLAEAGLDEIRFHPPLEQWGDLHGTEWEDILYIAREEGLTPAFEIPGIRPEPEFLDFLDEGAADFCNVNEFEMSDGNYRRMQEEGFELKDDHMSAVDGSREEILDVMGDHEQVYFCTSVFKDAAQHRRRLKRMARQIRREFDDVTDDGTLVYGKTRADPTRFEALGVPAEFYTVKSNHVEVAWWLLEEMIEEGDLDDGEIVEQYPTYDGQVVERTPLV, via the coding sequence ATGATCTCGAAGGGCTGTGAGCAGTGCGCGAAAGGCGGCAAGATGGTTATGTTCGTCTACGGCTACTGTGACCAGCGTGACTGTTTCTACTGCCCGCTCGGTGAGAATCGAAAGAACGTCACCGACGTCTACGCCAACGAACGGCTCGTCGAGACCGACGACGACGTCCTAGAAGAGGCCCACCGGATGAACGCTCTCGGGACCTCGATCACCGGTGGTGAACCCCAGGAGGCCCTGGACCGGACCTGCCACTACCTCTCGCTGCTGAAAGACGAGTTCGGCGAGGATCACCACACGCACCTCTACACGGGGATCACGGGCGGTCGCGAGAACATGCGCCGCCTCGCCGAGGCCGGCCTCGACGAGATCCGCTTTCACCCACCGCTCGAACAGTGGGGCGACCTCCACGGCACCGAGTGGGAGGACATCCTCTATATTGCTCGCGAGGAAGGACTCACGCCTGCGTTCGAGATCCCCGGCATCCGCCCCGAACCGGAGTTTCTCGACTTCTTAGACGAGGGCGCTGCCGACTTCTGTAACGTCAACGAGTTCGAGATGTCCGACGGCAACTATCGCCGAATGCAGGAGGAAGGCTTCGAACTCAAAGACGACCACATGAGCGCCGTCGACGGCTCTCGCGAGGAGATCCTCGACGTGATGGGTGACCACGAGCAGGTCTACTTCTGTACGTCGGTCTTCAAAGACGCCGCCCAGCACCGCCGTCGTCTCAAACGCATGGCCCGCCAGATCCGTCGCGAGTTCGACGACGTCACCGACGACGGGACTCTCGTCTACGGCAAGACGCGTGCCGATCCCACTCGCTTCGAGGCCCTCGGGGTGCCCGCCGAATTCTACACGGTGAAATCGAACCACGTCGAGGTCGCCTGGTGGCTCTTAGAGGAGATGATCGAGGAGGGAGACCTCGACGACGGGGAAATCGTCGAGCAATACCCGACGTACGACGGCCAAGTCGTCGAGCGAACACCGCTGGTCTGA
- a CDS encoding methyltransferase domain-containing protein: MGILENKARARFFYKYLSRVYDQVNPFIWNEEMRTEALDLLDFDGEPLVLDVGCGTGFGTEGLLEHVDRVVALDQSPHQLQQAYGKFGKRGPVDFHLGDAERLPFASNTFDIVWSSGSIEYWPQPVRTLREIRRVLVPGGQVLVVGPNYPDHTITQKLADAIMLFYDEADADRMFTKAGFEDVEHVLMGPSYEPEVAITTVGRAPE; encoded by the coding sequence ATGGGAATTCTCGAGAACAAGGCTCGCGCGCGGTTCTTCTACAAGTACCTCTCGCGGGTCTACGACCAGGTGAACCCGTTCATCTGGAACGAGGAGATGCGCACGGAGGCGCTCGACTTGCTCGACTTCGACGGCGAACCGCTGGTCTTAGACGTCGGCTGCGGAACCGGCTTCGGGACCGAGGGCCTCCTCGAACACGTCGATCGCGTCGTCGCGCTCGATCAGAGCCCCCACCAGCTCCAGCAGGCCTACGGCAAGTTCGGCAAACGCGGGCCAGTCGACTTTCACCTCGGCGACGCCGAACGCCTGCCGTTCGCCTCGAACACCTTCGACATCGTCTGGTCGTCGGGGTCGATCGAGTACTGGCCCCAGCCGGTGCGAACCCTCCGCGAGATCAGGCGAGTCCTCGTCCCGGGCGGCCAGGTGCTCGTCGTCGGGCCGAACTACCCCGACCACACGATCACCCAGAAACTCGCCGACGCCATCATGCTCTTCTACGACGAGGCCGACGCCGATCGCATGTTCACCAAGGCCGGGTTCGAGGACGTCGAACACGTCCTGATGGGACCGAGCTACGAGCCCGAGGTCGCCATCACCACCGTCGGGCGCGCGCCGGAGTGA
- the ahaH gene encoding ATP synthase archaeal subunit H, with protein sequence MPRPEVLERIQSAETEADEIVSEAAGDRDERIAEARERAEEIRSEAETEARETKEARLEEARDEIDAECERILREGEAEREALADSAREQVDEVTDYVVSLFQEEVDVQA encoded by the coding sequence ATGCCGAGGCCAGAGGTTCTCGAACGGATACAGTCGGCGGAGACAGAAGCCGACGAGATCGTCTCCGAGGCGGCCGGAGACAGGGACGAACGCATCGCCGAGGCCCGGGAGCGCGCCGAGGAGATCCGCTCCGAAGCCGAGACCGAGGCTCGAGAAACGAAAGAGGCGCGTCTCGAGGAGGCCAGAGACGAGATCGACGCCGAGTGCGAGCGAATCCTCCGCGAGGGCGAGGCCGAACGTGAGGCTCTCGCCGACAGCGCGCGCGAGCAGGTAGACGAGGTGACCGACTACGTCGTGAGCCTGTTCCAGGAGGAAGTCGATGTTCAGGCCTGA